TTCGAGCTTGTTGACCTTGTCGGGCCTCGGCCGCAGGCCTGATTACTCACCCCCGGTCCCCGGCCGCTGACTTCTTGCGCCTCTCATCATGGTCCGCCGTCCTTGACCGACATCGCCGGCGTTACCCGCTGCTGCGGGCCCAGGATATCTACAAGCTCGCCCATCAGGGAGTGTTCGGACCGGGGCACATCATCAGCAGTGCGGGCGCAGCCAGAAGGTCGCTGCGGGAGGAGGTCGCCGCGCTGCAAGTCCGAAGTCCGAATGACGAATGTCGAATGCCCGAGCCGCGGTTTGAGCCGTTGGAACCCGAGGGAAAGGTCGTGCGTGTGAATTTGAGGCCGCTGCTCGCAAGAGGCGGAAGGATGAGGGATGAACGAGGCAGGCACGGAACGGGCGGCACGGACATCGGCTGGCTGGCGGAGGCGTTGGTCGAGAGCGCGCGGCGGGTGAAGGGTGACCCGGAGCGGATGCGTCGCAGGCTGGCGGCTGCAGTCAGGTGGTGTCGCGGTCGCCTGCCCCGGCAGGCAGCGGCACTCGAACGCCTGGCAGCGGTGGCCGCGGAATCAGGCTATCCGGCACTCCACCATTCGCGCACTTATGCCCGCGCCTATCGTCCGGCGTACCGCGTGATACTCAGGTCCTGCCTGGGCCCGAGGTTGAAGTCGAGCCAAAGGGCCGGAAGAAACGACAGGCGAAGTCAGAAGCCAGAGCCTGGAAACTAGATTTCAGAAGTGCCGGAAGCTGTTCTGCGCTCTAGCTTCTCGCTTCCACCTTCGTCTGTCCTGTCTGCGCTACCCCGCGCTTCGGACAGAGCCGGGTGAGCGGGCAGATTGAGCAGAGCGGCATCCGCGGCCGGCAAATGGTCTGCCCTAGTGCCACCAGCAGATGGTTCCAATCCTTCCAGATATGGCGGGGCAGAGTCTCCATCAACCCGCGTTCGGTGTCGACGGGCCGTGCGGTTCGCACCAGGTCAAGCCGGTTCGAGATGCGCTGGACGTGGGTGTCGACCGCGATTGCGGGCAGTCCGTAACCCTGACTGAGAACGATGTTCGCGACCTTGCGGCCGACCCCGGGAAGTTCGAGCAGTTCCGCCAGGGTCCGGGGAACTTTGCCGTCCGGGCGTGCGACCAGCATCCGCGCCAGTTTCGGCAGCAGCCCGGCCTTGGTACGGTAGAACCCGACCGGGTAGATGAGTTTCTCGATGGCGGCCGGGTGCAGGCGGGAAAGCGCGCGCGCGTCCGGAGCGCGCCGGAACAGGCGAGCCGAGGCCGCGGCGGTAACAGGGTCCTGCGTGCGGGTGGAGAGAACCGCGGAGACGAGAATGCGGAACGGGTCTTTTCGCGGCATCAGCTTCACCGGTGCGTCCATTGCCGGATAGGTACGGAGCAGGGTTGCGCTGATGAGCAGGGCGCGGCGGCGGTCGGCAAGGGGCGGGGACGGGCGAACGGGTGCGGTCAGGAGTGGGAAATCAGTTTCAGCCCGATGAGGAACGCCATGGTAAGCATCAGGGCGACTGACGCAGCCAGAAGCGTACCGTGCCAGCGCATGTGGGGCGGCGTCTGGCCCGGCTCGCTGCGCGTGAAGGTCAGTAGCGCGGCAACGAACGCGGCGACCAGCAAGATGATGGACACCAGCTTGTGGCCGGAAAGGGTGATGCCCCGATGGATGTTCTTGAGGGCCATGTTGGCAAGCAGGCCGATGACGAAGTTGGCGATGCAGAGCAGCAGGAAGGCGATCGACCGGCTGCGCTGGCGGCGCATCGGGAAGTCCCAGTCG
The sequence above is drawn from the bacterium genome and encodes:
- the nth gene encoding endonuclease III, producing the protein MPRKDPFRILVSAVLSTRTQDPVTAAASARLFRRAPDARALSRLHPAAIEKLIYPVGFYRTKAGLLPKLARMLVARPDGKVPRTLAELLELPGVGRKVANIVLSQGYGLPAIAVDTHVQRISNRLDLVRTARPVDTERGLMETLPRHIWKDWNHLLVALGQTICRPRMPLCSICPLTRLCPKRGVAQTGQTKVEARS